One Sediminicola sp. YIK13 DNA segment encodes these proteins:
- a CDS encoding Smr/MutS family protein yields the protein MSKFKVGDKVETVDDVIVGIVQGIQENQISVETEEGFMLSFSPGELMLVANTDDITVHNFEVARIKKEKEIPKRRNTQTVKPKERSAPKMEVDLHIHHLVPSNKGMSNYEILNIQLDAAKRQLEFAMAKRIQKVVFIHGVGEGILKEELYYLFKRYENVKYYDADYQKYGLGATEVYIYQNA from the coding sequence ATGAGTAAGTTTAAGGTTGGGGATAAGGTAGAGACCGTAGATGATGTTATTGTTGGAATCGTGCAGGGTATACAGGAAAATCAAATTTCCGTTGAGACCGAGGAAGGTTTTATGCTCAGTTTTTCACCGGGAGAATTAATGTTGGTAGCCAATACGGATGACATTACGGTCCATAATTTTGAAGTGGCACGAATAAAAAAGGAAAAGGAAATTCCAAAAAGGAGAAATACCCAGACCGTTAAGCCCAAAGAACGCAGTGCCCCAAAGATGGAAGTTGATCTTCACATCCATCACTTAGTACCCTCCAATAAAGGGATGAGCAATTACGAAATATTAAATATCCAATTGGATGCTGCCAAAAGACAATTGGAATTCGCCATGGCCAAACGTATCCAAAAAGTGGTATTCATACATGGAGTGGGAGAAGGAATTTTGAAGGAAGAACTTTACTATCTCTTCAAAAGATATGAGAATGTTAAATATTATGATGCGGATTACCAGAAGTATGGGCTGGGGGCAACCGAGGTTTATATTTATCAGAATGCGTAA
- a CDS encoding DUF2752 domain-containing protein, whose translation MKILPFLLLFSLDDFMLPCLNKKLLGIECPGCGLQRAIALIFKGEFREAFLMYPAIYPLIPLLGFLLVNNFYPVKHANKIIIALTATTISLIITNFIFKL comes from the coding sequence ATGAAAATACTCCCTTTTTTGTTGTTATTTTCTTTGGATGATTTTATGCTTCCATGCTTAAACAAAAAGCTCTTGGGCATTGAATGTCCTGGATGTGGCCTACAAAGAGCCATAGCATTGATATTCAAAGGAGAGTTTAGGGAAGCTTTTTTAATGTACCCTGCAATATATCCACTGATACCACTTCTGGGATTCCTATTGGTCAACAACTTTTATCCCGTAAAGCACGCCAATAAAATAATTATAGCCTTAACCGCTACAACTATATCACTAATAATTACCAACTTTATTTTTAAACTTTAA
- a CDS encoding CCC motif membrane protein, translated as MEQQKLPNATMIIVLSIASIVLCWCYGLLGLILAVIALILANKSVNLYKTSPELYIDYSTIKTGKVLAIIGLVLNILFILMIVWIIAMVGWDALQDEELMRERMEDIMNQ; from the coding sequence ATGGAACAACAGAAATTACCGAATGCCACAATGATCATTGTACTGAGTATCGCCTCCATTGTCCTATGTTGGTGCTATGGTCTACTTGGCCTCATATTGGCCGTAATAGCATTGATTTTGGCAAATAAATCCGTGAATCTTTATAAGACTAGTCCGGAATTATATATTGATTATAGCACTATTAAAACAGGAAAGGTGCTGGCCATTATCGGATTGGTACTGAACATTCTCTTTATTTTGATGATTGTTTGGATAATAGCTATGGTAGGATGGGACGCCCTTCAGGATGAAGAATTAATGCGAGAACGAATGGAAGATATAATGAACCAATAA
- a CDS encoding CCC motif membrane protein, protein MMNREPLPGASNAMAMGIISIITPFVCCGPFGIIFSIIGLVSAGKAEKLYYDNPELYSGFENVKTAKILSYIGLGISLVCLLALILFFGTIAAVITTGSFDQY, encoded by the coding sequence ATGATGAATAGGGAACCGTTACCAGGAGCAAGCAACGCAATGGCCATGGGAATTATTTCTATAATAACACCTTTTGTTTGTTGTGGCCCTTTCGGTATTATATTTAGTATCATAGGACTAGTAAGTGCCGGAAAGGCTGAAAAATTATATTACGATAACCCGGAATTGTATTCGGGCTTTGAAAATGTAAAAACAGCCAAAATCCTTTCCTATATAGGCTTGGGCATATCCCTTGTCTGTTTATTGGCCTTGATTTTGTTTTTTGGTACCATAGCAGCCGTAATAACAACAGGTAGTTTCGACCAGTACTAA
- the recQ gene encoding DNA helicase RecQ, producing MGLNGMDIHASLKKYFGFSKFKGLQEQVIKNIVQGKNTFVIMPTGGGKSLCYQLPALMQEGTAIVVSPLIALMKNQVDAIRGISSENGIAHVLNSSLTKTEIRQVKEDITSGITKLLYVAPESLTKEEYVDFLQSVKVSFVAVDEAHCISEWGHDFRPEYRNLRTIIARLGDDIPIIGLTATATPKVQEDIIKNLGITEAKVFKASFNRPNLYYEVRPKTANIEGDIIRFVKQNSGKSGIIYCLSRKKVEELAQILQVNGISAVPYHAGFDAKTRSKYQDLFLMEGVDVVVATIAFGMGIDKPDVRFVIHHDMPKSIESYYQETGRAGRDGGEGHCLAFYSYKDIEKLEKFMSGKPVAEQEIGNALLQEVVGYAETSMSRRKFILHYFGEEFDEVNGEGAEMDDNTRNPKEKQEAKDDVVKLLQVVQGTKEKFKSKEIVKTLTGKVNALISSHKTDEKPFFGIGKEKDKGYWMALIRQTLVAGLMKKEIEQYGILHVTEKGANYLKNPTSFMMTMDHIYSQAADDAIVSAAKTAGGVADENLLQLLKDLRKKEAKKLEVPPFVVFQDPSLQDMALKYPITVEELVNIHGVGEGKAKKYGKPFVKFIANYVEENDILRPDDLVVKSTGANSGLKLYIIQNVDKKLPLDDIAAAKGLNISELIKEMEQIVFSGTKLNLSYWVDEILDDDQQEEIHDYFLDAETDNIEEAIKEFDGDYEDEELRLYRLKFISEVAN from the coding sequence ATGGGTTTGAATGGAATGGATATACATGCCTCATTAAAAAAATACTTTGGATTTTCAAAGTTCAAAGGTCTTCAAGAACAAGTCATAAAAAATATAGTACAAGGAAAGAATACCTTTGTAATTATGCCTACTGGTGGGGGTAAATCCCTATGCTACCAGCTCCCTGCTCTCATGCAAGAAGGAACAGCAATTGTGGTCTCTCCACTAATAGCCCTGATGAAAAACCAAGTGGATGCCATTCGTGGAATATCCTCTGAGAACGGCATTGCGCACGTATTAAACTCCTCTTTGACCAAAACGGAAATTAGGCAGGTAAAGGAGGATATAACCAGTGGAATTACAAAATTACTTTACGTGGCACCGGAATCCCTTACCAAGGAAGAATATGTAGATTTTTTACAATCTGTAAAAGTATCCTTTGTGGCCGTGGATGAGGCTCATTGCATCTCGGAATGGGGACACGACTTTAGACCTGAATATCGAAATTTACGTACCATTATTGCTAGGTTGGGCGACGACATACCAATTATTGGTTTAACCGCTACCGCCACACCAAAAGTACAGGAAGATATTATTAAAAATTTGGGAATTACAGAGGCCAAGGTTTTCAAGGCATCTTTCAATAGACCAAATTTATATTATGAGGTACGCCCGAAAACAGCCAATATAGAAGGGGATATCATTCGTTTTGTAAAACAAAATTCAGGTAAATCAGGAATCATATATTGTTTGAGCCGTAAAAAGGTAGAAGAACTGGCCCAGATATTACAAGTTAATGGCATTAGTGCCGTGCCTTATCATGCGGGCTTCGATGCAAAAACAAGATCTAAGTATCAAGATTTGTTTTTGATGGAAGGTGTTGATGTTGTGGTAGCTACCATTGCATTTGGAATGGGAATAGATAAACCAGATGTGAGGTTTGTGATCCACCATGATATGCCTAAAAGTATTGAAAGTTACTATCAGGAAACTGGCCGTGCCGGAAGGGATGGTGGCGAAGGTCATTGTCTCGCATTTTATTCCTATAAGGATATTGAGAAATTAGAAAAGTTCATGTCCGGTAAACCCGTGGCGGAACAGGAAATAGGGAACGCCCTTCTACAGGAAGTAGTGGGTTACGCTGAAACCTCCATGTCCCGAAGAAAATTTATCCTTCATTATTTCGGTGAAGAATTTGATGAGGTGAACGGCGAAGGAGCGGAAATGGATGATAATACCAGAAATCCCAAGGAAAAGCAAGAGGCAAAGGATGATGTTGTTAAACTTCTCCAAGTGGTACAGGGTACCAAGGAAAAGTTTAAATCCAAGGAAATTGTCAAAACCTTGACAGGAAAGGTCAACGCTCTGATTTCTTCGCATAAAACCGATGAAAAGCCATTCTTTGGTATAGGTAAAGAGAAAGATAAGGGGTATTGGATGGCTCTTATACGACAGACCTTGGTCGCGGGGCTTATGAAGAAGGAAATTGAGCAATACGGAATCCTTCATGTCACGGAGAAAGGGGCCAATTATCTCAAGAATCCCACATCGTTTATGATGACGATGGATCATATCTATAGTCAGGCAGCAGATGATGCCATTGTAAGTGCGGCAAAGACTGCTGGTGGTGTAGCCGATGAAAACTTGTTACAATTATTGAAGGACCTTAGAAAAAAGGAAGCAAAAAAATTAGAGGTACCGCCTTTTGTGGTATTCCAGGATCCCTCTTTGCAAGATATGGCTTTGAAGTATCCCATTACGGTGGAAGAACTTGTCAATATTCATGGAGTAGGGGAAGGCAAAGCCAAGAAATATGGAAAACCTTTTGTAAAATTCATTGCCAATTATGTTGAGGAGAATGATATTCTAAGGCCAGACGATCTTGTAGTTAAAAGTACGGGAGCCAATTCGGGCCTTAAGCTCTATATTATCCAAAATGTAGATAAAAAATTACCTCTAGACGACATTGCGGCCGCTAAAGGGTTAAACATTTCTGAATTGATAAAGGAAATGGAGCAGATCGTTTTTAGTGGAACCAAACTCAATCTGAGTTACTGGGTAGATGAAATTTTAGACGATGACCAGCAGGAGGAAATACATGATTATTTTCTGGATGCGGAAACGGACAATATTGAAGAAGCAATCAAAGAATTTGATGGGGATTATGAAGACGAGGAGCTACGGTTGTACCGATTAAAGTTTATAAGCGAAGTGGCCAATTAG
- a CDS encoding KpsF/GutQ family sugar-phosphate isomerase → MSDTTAILNIAKKTIETEAEAIHHLGSLLTEEFAQTVDLIYQSKGRVVISGIGKSALIASKIVATLNSTGTPSIFMHAADAIHGDLGTIQDDDVVICISKSGNTPEIKMLVPLIKSGNNKLIGMTGNMDSFLANHADFRLNTFVEKEACPNNLAPTTSTTAQLVIGDALAICLLELRGFSSKDFAKYHPGGALGKRLYLRVSDIANNNMKPAVNVDSDVRKVIVEISEKMLGVTAVLENGKVVGIVTDGDIRRMLNKFDNITGLTAKDIMTATPKTIETDVLAINALELMQEKGISQLLAMSGENYMGVVHLHNLINEGIL, encoded by the coding sequence TTGAGCGATACTACAGCTATACTAAATATAGCAAAAAAAACCATAGAGACAGAAGCGGAAGCCATTCACCATTTAGGCTCCCTATTGACGGAGGAGTTTGCACAGACTGTTGACCTTATTTACCAATCCAAAGGCAGGGTGGTCATTTCCGGTATCGGAAAAAGTGCTCTTATAGCTTCCAAAATTGTCGCTACGTTGAATTCCACCGGAACCCCCTCAATTTTTATGCATGCCGCAGATGCCATCCATGGTGATCTGGGCACCATACAAGACGATGATGTGGTGATCTGTATTTCTAAAAGTGGGAATACCCCTGAGATAAAAATGTTGGTTCCCTTGATTAAAAGTGGCAATAATAAATTGATTGGAATGACCGGCAACATGGATTCATTCTTGGCCAACCATGCCGATTTTAGATTAAATACCTTTGTGGAAAAAGAGGCCTGCCCAAATAATCTGGCCCCTACCACCAGTACCACTGCCCAATTGGTCATAGGGGATGCCCTCGCCATATGCTTACTGGAATTAAGAGGTTTCAGCAGTAAGGATTTTGCCAAATATCACCCTGGAGGTGCCTTGGGAAAGAGATTGTACCTAAGAGTATCGGACATTGCCAATAACAATATGAAACCTGCTGTAAATGTGGATTCAGATGTAAGAAAGGTTATTGTGGAAATTTCCGAAAAGATGTTAGGGGTAACTGCAGTTTTGGAAAATGGAAAGGTAGTAGGCATCGTAACGGATGGGGATATCAGAAGAATGCTGAACAAGTTCGACAATATTACGGGGCTTACGGCCAAGGATATTATGACCGCAACACCTAAAACTATTGAAACCGATGTCTTGGCAATCAATGCTCTTGAGCTCATGCAAGAAAAAGGGATATCACAATTACTCGCAATGAGCGGTGAAAATTATATGGGAGTAGTACATTTGCACAACTTAATCAACGAAGGTATACTGTAA
- the tatC gene encoding twin-arginine translocase subunit TatC — protein MSFLDHLEELRWHLIRSTIAVVLIGLVAFIMKDFIFDTVIFGPKRPDFPTYKLFCHLSKMLGFSEAFCGTEPLFRIQSREMAGQFSAHIWTSIWAGFIVGFPYILYEMWKFISPGLYTKEKNNARGFIFIASVLFFTGVLFGYYVVAPLSINFLGGYQVSKEVFNDIDLGSYISTVRAAVIACGLVFELPIIIFFLTKIGLVTPEVLKKYRKISLVVVLILSAIITPPDVASQIIVAIPILVLYQVSIYISGYVIRQEAKKNKKNAKSS, from the coding sequence ATGTCTTTTCTTGATCATCTCGAGGAACTGCGATGGCATTTAATCCGATCCACTATTGCAGTGGTGCTTATAGGATTGGTTGCCTTTATCATGAAGGATTTCATTTTTGATACGGTAATTTTCGGGCCTAAAAGACCAGATTTTCCCACCTATAAACTATTTTGCCATCTTTCAAAGATGCTTGGGTTCAGTGAGGCTTTTTGTGGAACAGAACCTTTGTTCAGGATTCAGAGTAGAGAAATGGCCGGACAGTTTTCTGCCCATATCTGGACCTCTATCTGGGCAGGATTTATTGTAGGGTTTCCATACATACTTTATGAAATGTGGAAGTTTATCTCTCCTGGACTTTATACCAAAGAAAAAAACAATGCCAGGGGATTTATCTTTATTGCCTCCGTACTATTTTTCACTGGCGTATTGTTCGGTTATTATGTAGTAGCCCCGCTTTCCATAAACTTTTTAGGAGGGTACCAGGTAAGTAAAGAGGTTTTTAATGATATAGATTTGGGATCTTATATCTCCACGGTACGTGCGGCAGTTATTGCGTGCGGACTGGTATTTGAACTTCCAATCATCATATTTTTTCTAACCAAGATAGGTCTTGTAACTCCAGAGGTGTTAAAAAAATACCGCAAGATTTCTTTGGTAGTGGTTTTAATCCTATCTGCAATAATCACTCCTCCGGATGTAGCCAGTCAGATCATAGTGGCCATCCCTATTTTAGTATTATATCAAGTAAGTATTTATATATCAGGATACGTAATACGTCAAGAAGCTAAAAAAAATAAGAAGAATGCCAAATCAAGTTGA
- a CDS encoding carboxymuconolactone decarboxylase family protein, with product MPNQVEEFNAYRSKMNEKLMADNNKIIKRIFNLDTNAFAPGALDVKTKELLGLVASAVLRCDDCVKYHLESSHKEGATKAEVMETLGIATLVGGTIVVPHLRRAYEYWEALETQEG from the coding sequence ATGCCAAATCAAGTTGAAGAATTTAATGCTTACCGTTCTAAGATGAACGAGAAGCTGATGGCCGATAACAACAAGATCATCAAAAGAATTTTTAATTTAGACACCAACGCCTTTGCTCCAGGAGCATTGGACGTAAAAACAAAAGAATTGCTAGGTCTAGTAGCTTCTGCCGTTCTCAGGTGTGATGATTGTGTAAAATACCACTTGGAAAGCTCCCACAAAGAAGGGGCCACCAAAGCTGAGGTAATGGAAACCTTGGGTATAGCCACCTTGGTTGGGGGCACCATAGTAGTCCCCCATTTAAGAAGGGCCTATGAATATTGGGAAGCATTGGAAACTCAGGAAGGTTAA
- the lptB gene encoding LPS export ABC transporter ATP-binding protein: MKLRAENIMKSYRGRKVVKGISLEVNQGEIVGLLGPNGAGKTTSFYMIVGLIKPNGGNIYLDNMEITNFPMYKRAQNGIGYLAQEASVFRKLSIEKNILSVLQLTKLSKKEQLMKMESLIEEFSLGHIRKNRGDLLSGGERRRTEIARALATDPKFILLDEPFAGVDPVAVEDIQRIVAQLKNKNIGILITDHNVQETLAITERSYLMFEGGILKSGIPEDLAADEMVRKVYLGQNFELRKKKLDF, from the coding sequence ATGAAATTAAGGGCAGAAAATATCATGAAGTCCTACAGGGGACGAAAAGTAGTAAAAGGCATTTCCCTGGAGGTGAACCAAGGGGAAATTGTTGGACTTCTGGGACCTAATGGGGCAGGGAAGACAACCTCCTTTTACATGATTGTTGGCCTTATAAAACCCAATGGGGGGAATATCTATTTGGACAATATGGAAATAACCAATTTTCCAATGTACAAAAGGGCCCAAAACGGTATTGGTTACCTAGCTCAAGAAGCTTCGGTATTTAGAAAACTCAGTATTGAAAAGAATATTTTAAGTGTATTACAGCTCACCAAATTGAGCAAAAAAGAGCAACTTATGAAAATGGAGTCGCTTATAGAAGAGTTCAGTTTAGGGCATATTCGTAAAAACCGTGGCGACCTTTTATCGGGGGGTGAACGCAGACGTACAGAAATTGCGAGAGCCTTGGCCACCGACCCAAAATTTATTCTCTTGGATGAACCTTTTGCAGGAGTAGATCCTGTAGCCGTAGAAGACATCCAGCGTATTGTAGCCCAACTCAAAAACAAAAATATTGGTATTTTGATCACGGATCACAACGTTCAAGAAACCTTGGCCATAACGGAGCGTTCTTATTTAATGTTCGAAGGTGGGATCTTAAAATCCGGTATTCCGGAAGATTTAGCGGCCGATGAAATGGTGCGTAAGGTGTACTTGGGTCAAAATTTTGAGCTGCGTAAGAAAAAGTTGGACTTCTAG
- a CDS encoding CDP-alcohol phosphatidyltransferase family protein, translating to MKRHIPNLITLLNVLCGCIAVVFAVRNDLEIAALFVFLGIFFDFFDGLAARLLKVQSELGLQLDSLADMITSGLVPGIVMYQLLKMSSVGGWNLEFGTETSTSMAQSSTELAVLPFLGFVITLASAYRLAKFNIDENQVSSFSGLPTPANALLIFSLPLILLYHNNEFLNGIILNQWFLIGMTLLSAFLLNSNIELFALKFKNWSFRDNALRYVFIAVCLVSIGTMKFLAIPFIIVFYVASSLVNRIKITK from the coding sequence ATGAAAAGACATATTCCAAACCTCATTACCTTATTAAACGTTTTATGTGGCTGTATAGCCGTTGTATTCGCTGTTAGGAACGATTTGGAAATTGCCGCTTTATTTGTGTTCTTGGGGATCTTTTTTGATTTCTTTGACGGACTCGCCGCTAGGCTGCTGAAAGTACAAAGTGAACTGGGACTGCAGCTCGACTCATTGGCGGATATGATTACCAGTGGGCTGGTGCCAGGGATTGTAATGTATCAATTATTAAAAATGTCCTCTGTAGGAGGATGGAACTTGGAATTTGGTACTGAAACTTCCACTTCCATGGCCCAAAGTTCAACTGAACTTGCTGTTTTGCCTTTCCTGGGATTTGTCATTACTTTGGCCTCGGCCTACAGGCTCGCAAAATTCAATATAGATGAGAATCAGGTTTCTTCTTTTAGCGGGCTACCAACACCTGCCAATGCACTTTTGATTTTTTCATTGCCTTTGATCCTGTTGTACCACAATAACGAATTCTTAAATGGGATAATATTGAACCAATGGTTTTTGATTGGAATGACTTTACTCAGTGCCTTTCTCCTAAATTCAAATATAGAACTCTTTGCCTTGAAGTTTAAAAATTGGAGCTTTAGGGATAATGCCCTGCGTTATGTATTTATTGCCGTTTGCCTGGTGTCTATAGGTACTATGAAGTTCTTGGCAATTCCTTTTATTATTGTTTTTTATGTGGCAAGTTCCCTTGTGAATAGGATTAAGATTACAAAATAG
- a CDS encoding Lnb N-terminal periplasmic domain-containing protein — protein sequence MQLKIRFLLVLLGFSFMTFSQEVELSPKAQISIITCGPGQELYSTFGHSAFRLQDPVLGIDVVYNYGTFNFNTPNFYMKFARGKLLYSLSRQKFEDFLWTYEMENRWVQEQLLNLDTIETKALFAFLETNYKPENRDYQYDFFYNNCSSKIRDVLNAVYGDRVTYFDGHLIQRYTFRQLIHQSLVTNSWSAFGIDLALGSVIDKKATPNEHMFLPIYVMDQMANTNLNQEPIVKRERSIMEFESLDPYTYFLLTPFFWVLALMVFALVITYIDYKNNSRSRWLDFFLSFSTGITGLLIIFLWFFTDHTATAGNLNILWAFPLNIVTCFYLARTKPLPQWMQKYFVLITVLLIITQLVWLIGIQIFSPLITPLLVLLVVRYFFLIHWSKRNIKK from the coding sequence ATGCAATTGAAAATTCGTTTTTTGTTAGTCCTTTTGGGCTTTTCTTTCATGACCTTTTCACAAGAGGTTGAGCTCTCCCCAAAAGCCCAGATCAGTATCATAACCTGCGGACCAGGGCAGGAATTATACAGCACCTTTGGCCATAGTGCCTTTAGGTTACAAGATCCTGTGCTAGGAATAGACGTAGTGTACAATTATGGTACATTTAATTTTAACACCCCTAATTTCTACATGAAATTTGCCCGCGGGAAGTTATTATACTCTCTGAGCAGACAAAAATTCGAAGACTTTCTTTGGACTTACGAGATGGAAAACCGTTGGGTACAAGAACAGCTCCTAAACCTTGATACCATAGAAACCAAGGCACTTTTTGCATTTTTAGAGACTAATTATAAGCCGGAAAATCGGGATTACCAATATGATTTCTTTTACAACAATTGCTCTTCCAAGATAAGAGATGTATTGAACGCAGTTTATGGCGACAGAGTTACCTATTTTGATGGCCACCTCATACAGAGATACACTTTTAGACAACTGATTCATCAAAGTTTGGTCACCAATTCATGGTCTGCCTTTGGGATTGATCTGGCGCTGGGATCTGTAATCGACAAAAAAGCCACTCCCAATGAGCATATGTTCCTACCAATATATGTCATGGACCAAATGGCCAATACAAATTTAAACCAAGAGCCTATAGTAAAAAGAGAGCGGTCCATTATGGAATTTGAATCTCTTGACCCCTATACCTACTTTTTGCTGACACCCTTCTTTTGGGTTTTGGCCCTAATGGTATTTGCTCTAGTTATCACCTATATCGACTATAAAAACAATAGCCGTAGCCGTTGGTTAGATTTTTTCTTATCTTTTAGTACGGGTATTACAGGACTGTTGATCATTTTTTTATGGTTCTTTACGGACCACACGGCAACAGCGGGAAATTTAAATATTCTTTGGGCATTCCCCCTCAATATTGTGACCTGTTTTTATTTGGCTAGGACCAAGCCCCTACCCCAATGGATGCAAAAATATTTTGTATTGATCACGGTATTACTGATTATCACTCAGTTGGTTTGGCTAATAGGAATACAGATATTCTCACCACTGATCACTCCACTATTGGTGCTATTGGTTGTACGTTACTTCTTTTTGATCCACTGGTCAAAAAGAAACATTAAGAAATAA
- a CDS encoding ABC-F family ATP-binding cassette domain-containing protein yields MNLLTVENISKSFGELVLFKDLSFGINKDQKIALIAKNGSGKTSILNILAGFDTPDTGQVNYRNGIRVSYLSQEPDLNPELTVEETIFASDNEILKVIAQYEKALENPEDAEFYQKAFEGMERNNAWDFETQYKQILSKLRFEDLHIKVGLLSGGQKKRLALANALINKPDLLILDEPTNHLDLEMIEWLEAYFAKENITLFMVTHDRFFLERVCNEIIELDNGQLYSYKGNYSYYLEKKDARLEQEAVEHHKSKILYNQELTWMRRQPKARTTKSKSRIDDFQAIKEKAGQRRKEHQVELELNMERLGSKILELHKISKAYPGKPILDKFEYNFLKGERIGIIGKNGTGKSTFLNLLTGEDQPDGGKVVVGDTIKFGYYTQKGIVIKEGQKVIDVIREFGDYIPLKKGRQISAQQLLERFLFDRKKQYDFVDKLSGGERKRLYLCTVLIQNPNFLILDEPTNDLDIVTLNVLESFLLDFPGCLIVVSHDRYFMDKIVDHLFVFRGNAEIEDFPGNYSDFRAYEDSVVADYRAEKEKNTETKPAKNSWKNEGKTVKLSYNDQKEYNSLEKTIKRLEEKKEQLQNKFADPALGGGEIDKLSLELKEVEEAIESKTERWFELSALMEG; encoded by the coding sequence ATGAACCTACTTACAGTAGAAAACATATCAAAGTCTTTTGGCGAACTTGTCCTTTTTAAGGATTTGTCCTTTGGCATTAACAAGGATCAAAAGATTGCACTGATCGCCAAAAACGGAAGTGGAAAAACTTCCATTTTAAATATTTTAGCAGGATTTGACACCCCCGATACGGGGCAGGTAAATTATAGAAATGGGATTAGGGTTTCCTATCTTTCCCAGGAGCCGGACTTAAATCCAGAGCTTACCGTTGAAGAGACCATATTTGCTTCTGATAATGAAATTTTGAAGGTAATTGCCCAATATGAAAAAGCATTGGAGAATCCGGAAGATGCCGAATTTTACCAAAAAGCTTTTGAGGGCATGGAGCGCAACAATGCGTGGGATTTTGAGACCCAATACAAGCAAATCCTTTCCAAACTTAGATTTGAGGATCTTCATATAAAGGTCGGTCTCCTTTCAGGGGGACAAAAAAAGCGTTTGGCCCTGGCCAATGCACTGATCAATAAGCCAGATCTTCTGATTTTGGATGAGCCTACCAATCATTTGGATTTAGAGATGATCGAGTGGCTTGAAGCTTATTTCGCAAAAGAAAACATCACCTTGTTCATGGTAACCCACGATCGCTTTTTCTTGGAAAGAGTGTGCAATGAAATTATTGAACTGGACAATGGGCAGCTCTATTCTTACAAAGGAAACTATTCTTACTATTTGGAGAAAAAGGATGCCAGGTTGGAACAAGAGGCAGTAGAACATCACAAATCCAAAATACTCTATAACCAGGAGTTAACGTGGATGAGGAGACAGCCTAAAGCGAGAACCACAAAATCCAAATCTAGAATTGACGATTTTCAGGCAATAAAGGAAAAAGCAGGACAACGCAGAAAAGAACACCAGGTAGAATTGGAACTCAATATGGAGCGTTTGGGCAGCAAAATTCTGGAACTCCATAAAATATCCAAAGCCTATCCCGGAAAGCCAATTCTGGATAAATTTGAATATAATTTCTTGAAAGGGGAACGCATAGGTATCATTGGTAAAAATGGTACTGGAAAATCTACCTTTCTAAACCTTCTAACAGGGGAAGACCAACCCGATGGCGGCAAAGTCGTTGTAGGTGATACCATAAAATTTGGATATTATACCCAAAAGGGAATCGTAATAAAGGAAGGACAAAAGGTAATAGATGTCATTCGTGAATTTGGGGATTATATTCCATTAAAAAAAGGACGTCAAATTTCGGCCCAGCAGCTTCTGGAACGTTTTCTTTTCGACAGAAAAAAACAATATGATTTTGTAGACAAGCTTAGTGGAGGGGAACGCAAAAGACTCTATCTCTGTACGGTCCTTATACAAAATCCCAACTTTTTGATCTTGGATGAACCTACCAATGATTTGGATATTGTTACCCTGAACGTATTGGAAAGTTTTCTACTCGATTTCCCTGGATGCCTTATAGTGGTGTCCCACGACCGATATTTTATGGATAAGATCGTGGACCACCTTTTTGTTTTTAGAGGTAATGCAGAAATAGAGGATTTTCCTGGTAATTACTCGGATTTTAGGGCATACGAAGACAGTGTTGTTGCAGATTATAGAGCTGAAAAAGAAAAAAATACCGAAACTAAGCCGGCAAAAAATTCTTGGAAGAACGAAGGAAAAACCGTCAAGCTGTCTTATAACGATCAAAAGGAATACAACAGTTTAGAAAAAACCATAAAACGCTTAGAAGAAAAGAAGGAACAACTACAAAATAAATTTGCGGACCCCGCATTGGGTGGCGGTGAGATAGACAAATTATCCCTGGAATTAAAAGAGGTTGAAGAAGCAATAGAGTCCAAAACAGAGCGATGGTTTGAACTTTCTGCTCTTATGGAAGGATAA